The Musa acuminata AAA Group cultivar baxijiao chromosome BXJ2-2, Cavendish_Baxijiao_AAA, whole genome shotgun sequence genome has a segment encoding these proteins:
- the LOC103976469 gene encoding phosphatidylinositol 4-kinase gamma 4, which translates to MSAAASVVLSPIREDSALSPVRFDGALSSHCPPESILIYLALPGSPVTPLRVSESDSIASVKLRIQIHKGFMVSKQKLVFDGRELARNSSLVREYGVTDGKVLHLVIRLSDIRSITVKTACGKKYEFQVERSRNIGYIKQQLTKRGENFRDLEDRKLICDGEELDDQQVINDICKDNDAVLHFLIGNSAKVRPKPVGKDFELSIIAAVAKEEIEAPDRDALIEPVIVNPKVNLSPLIMNMIQSVSSGLERGNPPVMSSEGSGGAYFMQDVEGHKYVAVFKPIDEEPMAENNPRGLPLSKDGEGLKRGTRVGEGAFREVAAYILDHPVGGRRLSDEIGFAGVPPTAMVRCSNGGFHHPEGSGRMVNNCKIGSLQLFVKNYGSCEDMGPRALPVEEVHKICVLDIRLANADRHAGNILICKEAGQTLLVPIDHGYCLPENFEDCTFEWLYWPQARQPFKDEVIDYIKSLDAEEDIALLKFHGWELSPECARTLHVSTMLLKKGVERGLTPYDIGSIMCRETLRKESKIEEILREANDTILPGTSETAFLESVSEIMDLHLDKPTLPTDRLLMVPNL; encoded by the exons ATGTCCGCCGCTGCCAGTGTCGTCCTCAGCCCCATCAGGGAAGACTCGGCCCTCTCCCCGGTCCGCTTCGATGGAGCTCTGTCTTCCCATTGCCCGCCGGAATCCATCCTGATCTACCTCGCCTTGCCTGGGTCCCCGGTTACCCCATTGCGGGTGTCGGAGTCCGACTCCATCGCCTCCGTGAAGCTCAGGATACAGATCCATAAGGGTTTCATGGTGAGTAAGCAGAAGCTGGTGTTCGATGGCCGGGAGTTGGCCCGTAACAGTAGCCTTGTCAGGGAGTACGGGGTTACTGATGGGAAAGTCCTGCACCTGGTCATCCGGCTCTCCGACATTCGCTCCATCACCGTCAAAACCGCCTGCGGGAAGAAGTACGAGTTCCAAGTCGAGCGGAGCCGGAACATTGGGTACATCAAGCAGCAGCTCACGAAAAGGGGCGAGAACTTCCGTGATCTCGAGGATCGTAAACTCATATGTGATGGGGAAGAGCTCGATGACCAGCAGGTGATCAATGATATCTGCAAGGACAACGATGCTGTGCTCCATTTTCTGATTGGTAATTCGGCGAAAGTTAGGCCAAAACCTGTAGGGAAGGACTTCGAACTGTCAATAATTGCTGCAGTTGCAAAGGAGGAGATAGAAGCACCAGATAGAGATGCCCTAATTGAGCCAGTTATCGTTAACCCAAAGGTTAACTTGTCCCCATTGATCATGAACATGATCCAGTCTGTATCTTCTGGCTTGGAGAGGGGAAATCCACCGGTCATGTCCTCAGAAGGCTCGGGTGGAGCATACTTCATGCAGGATGTCGAAGGCCACAAGTATGTTGCTGTGTTCAAGCCAATTGACGAGGAGCCAATGGCTGAAAACAACCCCCGCGGGCTTCCCTTGTCAAAAGATGGTGAAGGGTTGAAGAGGGGAACAAGGGTTGGAGAGGGTGCATTCAGGGAGGTTGCAGCCTACATCCTTGATCACCCAGTCGGTGGCCGCCGCTTATCCGATGAAATTGGGTTTGCAGGTGTTCCTCCGACGGCCATGGTGCGGTGCTCGAATGGAGGGTTTCATCATCCTGAAGGAAGTGGACGTATGGTGAATAATTGCAAGATTGGATCATTGCAGTTGTTTGTAAAGAACTATGGGAGCTGCGAGGATATGGGGCCTCGAGCATTACCAGTGGAGGAAGTTCACAAGATCTGTGTTTTGGATATAAGACTGGCTAATGCTGACCGCCATGCTGGGAATATATTGATCTGCAAGGAGGCAGGGCAGACTCTGCTGGTTCCAATTGATCATGGATATTGCTTGCCTGAAAAT TTTGAAGATTGTACCTTTGAGTGGCTCTATTGGCCCCAAGCCCGGCAGCCTTTCAAAGACGAGGTTATAGACTACATAAAATCATTAGACGCCGAGGAAGATATTGCGCTCCTCAAGTTCCATGGTTGGGAGCTGTCACCGGAGTGTGCTCGCACTCTTCACGTTTCAACCATGCTTCTGAAGAAGGGAGTCGAAAGAGGTCTCACTCCCTATGACATCGGAAGCATCATGTGCAGGGAGACGCTCAGGAAGGAATCGAAGATTGAGGAGATACTCCGTGAAGCTAACGATACCATTCTCCCTGGCACTAGCGAGACTGCTTTCCTGGAATCTGTTTCAGAAATCATGGATCTTCACCTTGACAAACCAACTCTTCCCACAGACCGACTTCTGATGGTTCCAAATCTGTAA
- the LOC103976470 gene encoding uncharacterized protein LOC103976470, translating into MARSPDFHHRASGGGGRTNLASCLLATAFLLLLLVAATVALFILFRPRDPEIRVSAFQLPGFAAANGTLRFTFNQYAAVRNPNRAAFSHYDSTLQLVYAGNQVGFMFIPAGQIAGGRTQHMAASFPVDALPLAAAAALPPGAADAVEVDSRMSVKGRVRVLRFFTHHVQATAGCRVGISAADGSVLGFRC; encoded by the coding sequence ATGGCCAGATCGCCCGACTTCCACCACCGcgccagcggcggcggcggacggACGAACCTGGCCTCTTGCCTCCTGGCGAcggccttccttctcctcctcctcgtcgccgcTACCGTCGCCCTCTTCATCCTGTTCCGCCCCCGCGACCCCGAGATCCGTGTGTCGGCCTTCCAGCTCCCCGGCTTCGCCGCCGCCAACGGCACCCTCCGCTTCACCTTCAACCAGTACGCCGCCGTCCGCAACCCCAACCGCGCCGCCTTCTCCCACTACGACAGCACCCTCCAGCTCGTCTACGCCGGAAACCAGGTGGGGTTCATGTTCATTCCGGCGGGGCAGATCGCCGGCGGCCGCACCCAGCACATGGCCGCCTCCTTCCCCGTCGACGCGCTCCCACTGGCCGCTGCCGCCGCGCTGCCCCCCGGTGCCGCGGACGCCGTCGAGGTCGACTCGAGGATGAGCGTCAAGGGCCGGGTCCGAGTGCTGCGTTTCTTCACGCACCACGTCCAGGCCACCGCCGGCTGCCGCGTCGGGATCTCCGCCGCCGACGGTTCGGTTCTAGGGTTCCGGTGCTGA
- the LOC135606155 gene encoding probable pectinesterase/pectinesterase inhibitor 34, with protein MGYGRLGSSESVPSVSDLQPSRDTSATRKRRFLWLTVVFAVFLLVASGVSVGLVVRGRMRSNSPATRAPTQAIARACSLTRYPALCVSSLLDFPGALQAGERDLVHISLNMTLHRVGAALYGTSAIAGFAMDRLARAAFDDCMELLEESLDQLSNSLLVVAPPASPSQSSQARIRGASDEDVLTWLSGALTNQDTCDEGLQQVQNLYIKEHMESHMKDLAELVSNCLAIFAGVSRNKDFSGVPIQNRKRRKLLNAIDDDEFPSWMGKKDRRLLQIPAANIQADMVVSKDGNGTYKSIADAVQAAPDYSSRRIIIYIKAGRYEENIKVGRKKTNLLFVGDGKNQTVIAGSRSVYDNFTTFHTATFAATATGLIMRDMTIENWAGPEKHQAVALRVGADHAVVYRCNIIGYQDTLYVHSQRQFFRECDIYGTVDFIFGNAAVVLQNCSLWARRPLPMQKNTITAQNRKDPNQNTGISIHACQVVAAADLEPVKASFSTYLGRPWKLYSRVVYMLSYMGDHINPAGWLEWNGSFALDTLYYGEYMNDGPGSALGMRVAWPGYRVITLPAEASKFTVAQFIYGSSWLPSTGVAFLAGLET; from the exons ATGGGATATGGCCGACTCGGCTCGTCCGAGTCAGTTCCCTCCGTTTCCGATCTCCAGCCGAGTCGCGACACGTCGGCGACTCGCAAGCGACGATTCCTGTGGCTTACCGTCGTCTTCGCCGTCTTCCTCCTCGTGGCTTCCGGCGTCTCGGTGGGGCTCGTCGTTCGTGGCCGGATGCGGTCGAACTCGCCTGCGACTCGGGCGCCGACACAGGCCATCGCCCGCGCGTGCAGCCTGACTCGGTACCCGGCTTTGTGCGTGAGCTCCCTGCTCGACTTCCCCGGCGCGCTCCAGGCCGGCGAGCGCGACCTGGTGCACATCTCCCTGAACATGACGCTCCACCGCGTGGGCGCCGCCCTCTACGGCACCTCCGCCATCGCCGGGTTCGCCATGGACAGGCTTGCCCGCGCCGCCTTCGACGACTGCATGGAGCTGCTCGAGGAATCCCTCGACCAGCTCTCCAACTCTCTCCTCGTCGTGGCCCCCCCCGCGTCGCCGTCCCAATCCTCCCAGGCCCGGATCAGGGGCGCCTCCGACGAGGACGTGCTCACCTGGCTCAGCGGCGCGCTTACCAACCAGGACACCTGCGACGAGGGCCTGCAACAGGTACAGAATCTCTACATCAAGGAGCACATGGAGAGCCACATGAAGGACCTCGCCGAGCTCGTCAGCAACTGCCTCGCCATATTTGCGGGCGTGAGCAGGAACAAGGACTTCTCCGGCGTTCCCATCCAgaacaggaagaggaggaagctacTGAACGCCATCGACGACGACGAATTCCCGTCATGGATGGGGAAGAAGGACAGGAGGCTGCTACAGATTCCGGCAGCGAACATCCAGGCCGACATGGTGGTTTCGAAGGATGGAAACGGCACCTACAAGTCCATCGCGGACGCTGTGCAGGCCGCGCCGGATTACAGCAGCCGCCGCATCATTATCTACATCAAGGCCGGCCGGTACGAGGAGAACATCAAGGTTGGAAGGAAGAAGACGAACCTCCTCTTCGTCGGCGATGGTAAGAACCAGACGGTCATCGCAGGATCGCGAAGCGTGTATGACAACTTCACCACCTTCCACACCGCCACCTTCG CGGCGACGGCGACGGGGTTGATAATGAGGGACATGACGATCGAGAATTGGGCGGGACCGGAGAAACACCAAGCGGTGGCGCTCCGGGTGGGGGCCGACCACGCGGTGGTGTACCGCTGCAACATCATCGGGTACCAGGACACCCTGTACGTGCATTCGCAGCGGCAATTCTTCCGGGAGTGCGACATCTACGGCACCGTCGACTTCATCTTCGGCAACGCCGCCGTCGTGCTGCAGAACTGCAGCCTGTGGGCGCGGAGGCCGCTGCCGATGCAGAAGAACACCATCACGGCCCAGAACCGCAAGGACCCCAACCAGAACACCGGCATCTCCATCCACGCGTGCcaggtggtggcggcggcagacCTGGAGCCAGTGAAGGCCAGCTTCTCCACCTACCTGGGCCGGCCATGGAAACTCTACTCCAGGGTGGTGTACATGCTGTCCTACATGGGGGATCACATCAACCCGGCGGGCTGGCTGGAGTGGAACGGCTCCTTCGCCCTGGACACGCTCTACTACGGGGAGTACATGAACGACGGGCCGGGGTCGGCGCTGGGGATGAGGGTGGCGTGGCCCGGGTACAGGGTGATCACGCTGCCGGCGGAGGCGAGCAAGTTCACGGTGGCGCAGTTCATCTACGGCTCCTCGTGGCTGCCATCAACCGGAGTGGCCTTCTTGGCTGGCCTCGAGACGTAA
- the LOC135606157 gene encoding cytochrome b561 and DOMON domain-containing protein At3g61750-like isoform X1: MLSTDRIYSFLLQTSGSERAIMFSGYHHHRHRPPPDAIIPHPPPHNLPLQATAHLPPSFPFFHVFAELFLHLHLQSPQSQTAIQMLRGAYLSLLLAWGAMSMTVHSQVDSCSSSFLSFLPLPFNASQLNCRPVWRNFILRYSQNRDNTLSIILSAVYTSGWVGIGFSSDGMMTGASAMVGWIDIGGRANIRQFYLRGQTSSEVMVDEGQLLETGVAPAVILYGNNIYLAFQLNVSAPMAQQLLLFALSTATPVEFYLMEHDDKASVSFDFSVVYIAGTVAEPSSYPNQLKRNHGALGILGWGVLLPVGAVVARYCRLWDPMWYYLHVIIQFVGFLAGFAGVVAGIALHRRLHSDVALHRGLGIFILVLGILQVTAFFLRPGKGSKIRKHWNWYHHWVGSLVVFLAAINIALGIQVGEAGNSWKIGYGIILAIISIAVALLESMRWWSRLSEKTEPPAF, encoded by the exons ATGCTGAGCACTGATAGGATTTATAGTTTTCTTCTACAAACATCTGGCAGTGAGAGAGCAATCATGTTCTCCGgctaccaccaccaccgccaccgtcCACCACCGGATGCCATCATTCCCCACCCCCCTCCCCACAATCTTCCCTTGCAAGCAACAGCTCATCTTCCACCTTCTTTTCCCTTCTTTCATGTCTTTGCCGAGCTCTTCCTTCATCTCCACCTGCAATCTCCTCAATCTCAGACTGCAATCCAAATGCTGCGTGGTGCTTATCTCTCTCTGCTCCTCGCATGGGGAGCCATGTCCATGACAGTCCATTCCCAAGTGGATAGCTGCAGCTCAAGCTTCCTTAGCTTCCTCCCTCTTCCCTTTAATGCTTCCCAGCTCAACTGTAGGCCGGTATGGAGAAACTTCATCCTCAGG TACTCTCAGAACAGAGACAACACTTTGAGCATCATCCTCTCTGCTGTATATACTTCTGGCTGGGTCGGGATCGGATTCTCAAGCGACGGAATGATGACCGGCGCAAGCGCGATGGTGGGTTGGATCGATATAGGAGGCAGAGCAAACATcag GCAATTCTATTTACGTGGCCAGACTAGTTCGGAAGTGATGGTAGATGAGGGCCAGCTACTAGAAACCGGAGTGGCACCTGCAGTTATTCTCTATGGGAACAACATCTACTTGGCCTTTCAGCTAAATGTTTCAGCTCCTATGGCTCAGCAGTTACTTCTATTCGCCTTGTCAACTGCAACTCCAGTTGAGTTCTACCTTATGGAACATGACGACAAGGCTTCGGTTTCATTCGACTTTTCAGTAG TTTACATAGCAGGCACTGTAGCTGAACCTTCTTCCTACCCTAATCAGCTGAAGAGGAATCATGGAGCACTGGGCATACTTGGATGGGGAGTGCTGCTACCTGTGGGAGCAGTTGTTGCGAGATACTGTAGACTATGGGATCCAATGTGGTATTACCTTCATGTCATCATTCAATTTGTGGGGTTTCTTGCTGGGTTTGCCGGTGTTGTTGCTGGAATTGCACTTCACCGTAGACTTCATTCGGATGTCGCTTTACACAGAGGCCTTGGCATCTTTATCCTTGTGCTAGGGATTCTTCAG GTAACTGCATTTTTCCTAAGACCTGGAAAAGGCTCCAAGATCCGGAAGCATTGGAACTGGTACCATCACTGGGTTGGGAGTTTGGTCGTCTTCCTTGCTGCAATCAACATTGCTCTTGGAATTCAAGTTGGAGAAGCTGGTAACTCTTGGAAAATAGGTTATGGAATCATCCTAGCCATCATCTCGATAGCTGTTGCTCTTCTGGAATCGATGCGGTGGTGGTCAAGATTGTCTGAGAAAACTGAGCCACCGGCATTTTGA
- the LOC135606157 gene encoding cytochrome b561 and DOMON domain-containing protein At3g61750-like isoform X3, which produces MLSTDRIYSFLLQTSGSERAIMFSGYHHHRHRPPPDAIIPHPPPHNLPLQATAHLPPSFPFFHVFAELFLHLHLQSPQSQTAIQMLRGAYLSLLLAWGAMSMTVHSQVDSCSSSFLSFLPLPFNASQLNCRPVWRNFILRYSQNRDNTLSIILSAVYTSGWVGIGFSSDGMMTGASAMVGWIDIGGRANIRQFYLRGQTSSEVMVDEGQLLETGVAPAVILYGNNIYLAFQLNVSAPMAQQLLLFALSTATPVEFYLMEHDDKASVSFDFSVGTVAEPSSYPNQLKRNHGALGILGWGVLLPVGAVVARYCRLWDPMWYYLHVIIQFVGFLAGFAGVVAGIALHRRLHSDVALHRGLGIFILVLGILQVTAFFLRPGKGSKIRKHWNWYHHWVGSLVVFLAAINIALGIQVGEAGNSWKIGYGIILAIISIAVALLESMRWWSRLSEKTEPPAF; this is translated from the exons ATGCTGAGCACTGATAGGATTTATAGTTTTCTTCTACAAACATCTGGCAGTGAGAGAGCAATCATGTTCTCCGgctaccaccaccaccgccaccgtcCACCACCGGATGCCATCATTCCCCACCCCCCTCCCCACAATCTTCCCTTGCAAGCAACAGCTCATCTTCCACCTTCTTTTCCCTTCTTTCATGTCTTTGCCGAGCTCTTCCTTCATCTCCACCTGCAATCTCCTCAATCTCAGACTGCAATCCAAATGCTGCGTGGTGCTTATCTCTCTCTGCTCCTCGCATGGGGAGCCATGTCCATGACAGTCCATTCCCAAGTGGATAGCTGCAGCTCAAGCTTCCTTAGCTTCCTCCCTCTTCCCTTTAATGCTTCCCAGCTCAACTGTAGGCCGGTATGGAGAAACTTCATCCTCAGG TACTCTCAGAACAGAGACAACACTTTGAGCATCATCCTCTCTGCTGTATATACTTCTGGCTGGGTCGGGATCGGATTCTCAAGCGACGGAATGATGACCGGCGCAAGCGCGATGGTGGGTTGGATCGATATAGGAGGCAGAGCAAACATcag GCAATTCTATTTACGTGGCCAGACTAGTTCGGAAGTGATGGTAGATGAGGGCCAGCTACTAGAAACCGGAGTGGCACCTGCAGTTATTCTCTATGGGAACAACATCTACTTGGCCTTTCAGCTAAATGTTTCAGCTCCTATGGCTCAGCAGTTACTTCTATTCGCCTTGTCAACTGCAACTCCAGTTGAGTTCTACCTTATGGAACATGACGACAAGGCTTCGGTTTCATTCGACTTTTCAGTAG GCACTGTAGCTGAACCTTCTTCCTACCCTAATCAGCTGAAGAGGAATCATGGAGCACTGGGCATACTTGGATGGGGAGTGCTGCTACCTGTGGGAGCAGTTGTTGCGAGATACTGTAGACTATGGGATCCAATGTGGTATTACCTTCATGTCATCATTCAATTTGTGGGGTTTCTTGCTGGGTTTGCCGGTGTTGTTGCTGGAATTGCACTTCACCGTAGACTTCATTCGGATGTCGCTTTACACAGAGGCCTTGGCATCTTTATCCTTGTGCTAGGGATTCTTCAG GTAACTGCATTTTTCCTAAGACCTGGAAAAGGCTCCAAGATCCGGAAGCATTGGAACTGGTACCATCACTGGGTTGGGAGTTTGGTCGTCTTCCTTGCTGCAATCAACATTGCTCTTGGAATTCAAGTTGGAGAAGCTGGTAACTCTTGGAAAATAGGTTATGGAATCATCCTAGCCATCATCTCGATAGCTGTTGCTCTTCTGGAATCGATGCGGTGGTGGTCAAGATTGTCTGAGAAAACTGAGCCACCGGCATTTTGA
- the LOC135606157 gene encoding cytochrome b561 and DOMON domain-containing protein At3g61750-like isoform X2: MLSTDRIYSFLLQTSGSERAIMFSGYHHHRHRPPPDAIIPHPPPHNLPLQATAHLPPSFPFFHVFAELFLHLHLQSPQSQTAIQMLRGAYLSLLLAWGAMSMTVHSQVDSCSSSFLSFLPLPFNASQLNCRPVWRNFILRYSQNRDNTLSIILSAVYTSGWVGIGFSSDGMMTGASAMVGWIDIGGRANIRQFYLRGQTSSEVMVDEGQLLETGVAPAVILYGNNIYLAFQLNVSAPMAQQLLLFALSTATPVEFYLMEHDDKASVSFDFSVAGTVAEPSSYPNQLKRNHGALGILGWGVLLPVGAVVARYCRLWDPMWYYLHVIIQFVGFLAGFAGVVAGIALHRRLHSDVALHRGLGIFILVLGILQVTAFFLRPGKGSKIRKHWNWYHHWVGSLVVFLAAINIALGIQVGEAGNSWKIGYGIILAIISIAVALLESMRWWSRLSEKTEPPAF; the protein is encoded by the exons ATGCTGAGCACTGATAGGATTTATAGTTTTCTTCTACAAACATCTGGCAGTGAGAGAGCAATCATGTTCTCCGgctaccaccaccaccgccaccgtcCACCACCGGATGCCATCATTCCCCACCCCCCTCCCCACAATCTTCCCTTGCAAGCAACAGCTCATCTTCCACCTTCTTTTCCCTTCTTTCATGTCTTTGCCGAGCTCTTCCTTCATCTCCACCTGCAATCTCCTCAATCTCAGACTGCAATCCAAATGCTGCGTGGTGCTTATCTCTCTCTGCTCCTCGCATGGGGAGCCATGTCCATGACAGTCCATTCCCAAGTGGATAGCTGCAGCTCAAGCTTCCTTAGCTTCCTCCCTCTTCCCTTTAATGCTTCCCAGCTCAACTGTAGGCCGGTATGGAGAAACTTCATCCTCAGG TACTCTCAGAACAGAGACAACACTTTGAGCATCATCCTCTCTGCTGTATATACTTCTGGCTGGGTCGGGATCGGATTCTCAAGCGACGGAATGATGACCGGCGCAAGCGCGATGGTGGGTTGGATCGATATAGGAGGCAGAGCAAACATcag GCAATTCTATTTACGTGGCCAGACTAGTTCGGAAGTGATGGTAGATGAGGGCCAGCTACTAGAAACCGGAGTGGCACCTGCAGTTATTCTCTATGGGAACAACATCTACTTGGCCTTTCAGCTAAATGTTTCAGCTCCTATGGCTCAGCAGTTACTTCTATTCGCCTTGTCAACTGCAACTCCAGTTGAGTTCTACCTTATGGAACATGACGACAAGGCTTCGGTTTCATTCGACTTTTCAGTAG CAGGCACTGTAGCTGAACCTTCTTCCTACCCTAATCAGCTGAAGAGGAATCATGGAGCACTGGGCATACTTGGATGGGGAGTGCTGCTACCTGTGGGAGCAGTTGTTGCGAGATACTGTAGACTATGGGATCCAATGTGGTATTACCTTCATGTCATCATTCAATTTGTGGGGTTTCTTGCTGGGTTTGCCGGTGTTGTTGCTGGAATTGCACTTCACCGTAGACTTCATTCGGATGTCGCTTTACACAGAGGCCTTGGCATCTTTATCCTTGTGCTAGGGATTCTTCAG GTAACTGCATTTTTCCTAAGACCTGGAAAAGGCTCCAAGATCCGGAAGCATTGGAACTGGTACCATCACTGGGTTGGGAGTTTGGTCGTCTTCCTTGCTGCAATCAACATTGCTCTTGGAATTCAAGTTGGAGAAGCTGGTAACTCTTGGAAAATAGGTTATGGAATCATCCTAGCCATCATCTCGATAGCTGTTGCTCTTCTGGAATCGATGCGGTGGTGGTCAAGATTGTCTGAGAAAACTGAGCCACCGGCATTTTGA